A stretch of Clostridium sp. BJN0001 DNA encodes these proteins:
- a CDS encoding DUF881 domain-containing protein, translating to MKKSKKNILILISAVVLGIMMVSNYSNDNDVAFKYLNASEYQGAIEKRANLYKEIDSLRESNKTIERQLNKYKKGDLKSSKILDEMQLQIDDYELFTGFKAVKGPGIIIEISDGDIDYNFDNIQEQQRKILHDNDMALVINELRKSGAEAISINDHRIVPWTGVICRWAFIQYQDGIMEYAPFKIYAIGNKDGLKASMLDDNSHLKNLIFRDLNVDIQESDNLEIPAYTGDYNSNNMEIDN from the coding sequence ATGAAAAAAAGTAAAAAGAATATTCTAATTTTGATTTCAGCTGTAGTTCTTGGAATAATGATGGTTTCTAACTACAGCAATGATAATGATGTAGCATTTAAATATTTAAATGCTTCAGAATATCAGGGCGCAATTGAAAAGCGTGCAAATTTATATAAAGAAATAGATAGTTTAAGAGAAAGTAATAAAACTATAGAACGTCAGCTTAATAAATATAAAAAAGGTGATTTAAAAAGTAGTAAAATACTCGATGAAATGCAACTACAGATAGATGATTATGAACTTTTTACAGGTTTTAAAGCAGTAAAAGGTCCTGGAATTATAATAGAAATAAGTGATGGAGATATAGATTATAATTTTGATAATATACAAGAACAACAGAGAAAAATTCTTCATGATAACGATATGGCACTTGTAATTAATGAGCTTAGAAAATCAGGTGCAGAAGCTATAAGCATAAATGATCACAGAATAGTTCCTTGGACAGGTGTAATATGTAGATGGGCATTTATTCAATATCAAGATGGGATCATGGAATATGCTCCGTTTAAAATATATGCAATTGGGAATAAAGATGGACTTAAGGCTTCGATGCTTGATGATAATAGCCATCTTAAAAATCTTATTTTTAGAGATTTAAATGTAGATATACAGGAAAGCGATAATCTGGAAATACCTGCATATACAGGAGATTACAATTCTAATAATATGGAAATTGATAATTAA
- a CDS encoding FtsQ-type POTRA domain-containing protein, producing MAKTNNRYIIKRRHKKLKKRFVFLFIIIFVSSIIFVVKSEFFCIKKVSISGNPVMSGEEVKKNTDFLIGQNIFLINEKDIINEAKKSAYVNSVTIKRKLPKQVDINITEVRAYYYINDGNTYYVLSSTLSILEKTQNIENRNLIELKGIDLDNTDIGSLVIENDRIKTFFNIFSKIVDKNPTQFDISSIDLTDLASIKIYIGDIEGRIGNDENIPDKMNKIMHIIQDPRIGIKKGYIDVGFDGSPVYFSE from the coding sequence ATGGCGAAAACTAATAACAGATATATAATCAAAAGGAGACATAAAAAGTTAAAAAAAAGATTCGTTTTTTTATTTATAATTATTTTTGTTTCTTCTATAATTTTTGTAGTAAAATCTGAATTTTTTTGTATAAAAAAAGTATCTATTTCTGGAAATCCAGTTATGTCTGGAGAAGAAGTGAAAAAAAATACGGATTTTTTGATAGGGCAAAATATTTTTTTGATAAATGAAAAAGATATAATAAATGAAGCAAAAAAAAGTGCATATGTAAACAGTGTTACTATTAAACGAAAATTACCAAAACAAGTTGATATTAATATTACTGAAGTAAGAGCGTATTATTATATAAATGATGGAAATACTTATTATGTGTTAAGTAGTACGCTTTCTATTCTTGAGAAAACTCAAAATATTGAAAACAGAAATTTAATAGAACTTAAAGGAATTGATCTTGATAATACTGATATAGGAAGTTTAGTAATAGAGAATGATCGTATAAAGACTTTTTTTAATATATTCTCTAAAATAGTAGATAAAAATCCTACTCAGTTTGACATAAGTTCAATTGATTTAACTGATTTGGCCAGCATAAAAATATATATTGGAGATATTGAAGGGAGAATAGGAAATGATGAAAATATTCCTGATAAAATGAATAAAATCATGCATATAATACAAGATCCCCGTATCGGAATAAAAAAAGGATATATAGATGTTGGGTTTGATGGATCACCAGTTTATTTTAGTGAATAA
- a CDS encoding UDP-N-acetylmuramoyl-L-alanyl-D-glutamate--2,6-diaminopimelate ligase, which produces MKLKRILQDIDFKILKGTLDIEVNKVEYDSRKVILSDMFICIKGYQTDGHKFIKSAISNGAKVIVLSDDVAIDDDITVIKVDDTRKALAKIGCNYFDNPSKKMKMIGVTGTNGKTTTAFMIKHILDNAGKKTGLIGTIANYIGDEKLHTDRTTPESFELQRLFKKMVDRKMEYCVMEVSSHSLALDRVYNIKYDIGIFTNITRDHLDFHKTFENYYKAKFKLFENSVIKVVNTDDKYGIRVVSDLKNIKADNIFTYSIKNDSDYKAYDEVMESMDIKFSLNMPEKEEFTIGIPGEYNISNGLAAIITCDKLGIDKDVIKKSVSEAVVPGRCERAGRKFDLPYDVIIDYAHTPDGLLNILKTARTFTKGRLISVFGCGGDRDKVKRPQMGKIGIDLSDIAIITSDNPRTENPMAIIEDIKKGLDKDNYIIIENRKEAIRKALSIAKKDDVIVIAGKGHETYQILKDKTIHFDEREVIDQILSEK; this is translated from the coding sequence ATGAAACTTAAAAGAATACTTCAAGATATCGATTTTAAGATATTAAAAGGTACTTTAGACATAGAAGTTAATAAAGTAGAATATGATAGCAGAAAAGTTATATTAAGTGATATGTTTATATGTATAAAAGGATATCAAACAGATGGACATAAATTTATTAAAAGTGCCATTTCAAATGGCGCTAAAGTTATAGTGCTTTCAGATGATGTAGCTATAGATGATGATATAACAGTAATAAAAGTTGACGATACAAGAAAAGCATTAGCTAAAATTGGCTGCAATTATTTTGACAATCCATCAAAGAAAATGAAGATGATAGGAGTCACAGGAACCAATGGTAAAACAACTACAGCATTTATGATAAAACATATACTAGACAATGCTGGGAAAAAGACTGGTCTTATAGGAACAATTGCAAATTATATAGGAGATGAAAAACTTCACACAGATAGAACTACACCTGAGTCTTTTGAACTTCAAAGACTATTTAAAAAAATGGTAGATAGAAAAATGGAATATTGTGTAATGGAAGTATCATCCCATTCTCTAGCTCTTGATAGAGTTTATAATATTAAGTATGATATTGGAATATTTACAAACATTACAAGAGATCATCTTGATTTTCACAAAACATTTGAAAATTATTATAAAGCAAAATTTAAATTGTTTGAAAATAGTGTTATAAAAGTTGTAAATACTGATGATAAATATGGAATAAGAGTCGTCTCTGATCTTAAAAACATAAAAGCAGACAATATATTCACATATTCTATAAAAAATGATAGCGATTATAAAGCTTATGATGAAGTAATGGAAAGCATGGATATAAAATTCAGCTTAAATATGCCAGAAAAAGAAGAATTCACAATAGGAATTCCAGGAGAATATAACATCTCAAATGGACTTGCTGCGATAATTACATGCGATAAACTTGGAATAGATAAAGATGTTATAAAAAAATCAGTTTCAGAAGCAGTTGTGCCTGGAAGATGTGAAAGAGCTGGAAGAAAATTTGATTTACCATATGATGTAATAATCGATTATGCGCATACACCTGATGGTCTTTTAAATATTTTAAAGACTGCAAGAACATTTACAAAAGGAAGATTAATATCAGTCTTTGGATGTGGTGGAGATAGAGATAAAGTGAAGAGACCACAAATGGGTAAAATAGGTATAGATTTATCTGATATTGCAATAATTACATCAGATAATCCAAGAACTGAAAATCCAATGGCAATTATAGAAGATATCAAAAAAGGGCTTGATAAGGATAATTATATAATAATTGAAAATAGAAAAGAAGCAATAAGAAAAGCATTAAGTATTGCAAAAAAAGATGATGTTATTGTAATTGCTGGAAAAGGACATGAAACATATCAAATTTTAAAAGATAAAACAATTCATTTTGATGAAAGAGAAGTAATAGATCAAATATTAAGTGAAAAGTAA
- the mraY gene encoding phospho-N-acetylmuramoyl-pentapeptide-transferase, whose product MGEILNNMINSKFLIVLIMSFVLSIIVGPIFIPLLHKLKFGQNERKEGPKSHLKKSGTPTMGGIIFFISCFFTLLILRYKFSSDAMILFYSLLGFGFIGFLDDLLKILHKHNEGLTPKQKMLLLMIVSIAFAVYGYNFIGNDILIPFIHRSMSLKIFFIPCVVIYYSAVTNAVNLTDGIDGLATSVTVIVLTFFAIVAFKTGKPDISAFCIALAGGLLGFLKFNAFPAKVFMGDTGSLALGGAIGTIALMLKMPLFVIIVGGMYVIETLSVIIQVTSFKLTGKRVFKMSPIHHHFEQCGWSEVKIVIVFSSITAVLCLIGFIAL is encoded by the coding sequence ATGGGGGAAATACTAAATAATATGATAAATTCAAAATTTTTAATAGTACTTATAATGTCATTTGTACTATCAATTATAGTAGGACCAATTTTTATACCATTATTACATAAATTAAAATTTGGTCAGAACGAAAGAAAAGAAGGACCTAAAAGTCATTTAAAGAAATCAGGAACACCTACAATGGGTGGAATAATATTTTTTATTTCATGTTTTTTTACACTTCTTATATTAAGATATAAGTTTAGTAGTGATGCAATGATTCTATTTTATTCACTATTAGGATTTGGTTTTATAGGATTTTTAGATGATCTTTTAAAAATTCTTCATAAACACAATGAAGGACTTACACCAAAACAGAAGATGCTTTTACTCATGATTGTTTCTATTGCTTTTGCGGTTTATGGATATAATTTTATAGGAAATGATATTTTAATACCATTTATTCATAGGAGCATGAGTTTAAAAATATTTTTTATACCATGTGTAGTTATTTATTATTCAGCAGTAACAAATGCTGTAAATTTAACTGATGGTATTGATGGTCTTGCAACTTCAGTTACAGTAATTGTATTAACATTTTTTGCAATTGTAGCATTTAAAACAGGAAAGCCTGATATTTCAGCATTCTGTATTGCTCTTGCGGGGGGACTTCTTGGTTTCTTGAAATTTAATGCTTTTCCTGCAAAAGTATTTATGGGAGATACTGGATCTTTAGCTCTTGGAGGAGCTATAGGAACAATAGCATTAATGCTTAAAATGCCTTTATTTGTAATAATAGTTGGCGGAATGTATGTTATAGAAACTCTATCTGTTATAATACAGGTTACATCATTTAAACTTACTGGGAAAAGAGTATTTAAAATGTCTCCTATCCACCATCACTTCGAGCAGTGTGGATGGAGTGAAGTAAAGATTGTTATTGTATTTTCTTCAATTACTGCAGTTTTATGTCTTATAGGATTTATTGCTTTATAA
- the murF gene encoding UDP-N-acetylmuramoyl-tripeptide--D-alanyl-D-alanine ligase produces MKLELSEVVKAVTGEVVYKNNDGKFNKVSTDTRKITNGDMFIALRGKNFNGNDYIDKAIELGASVVIADEVKPNIKGEATIIKVKDTKKALGDLAKFYRQTLNIKVVSVTGSAGKTSTKDLTAALLSGKFKVFKTEENFNNDIGLPLMILKLDDSYDVAVLEMGTNNFGEITYLSNIARPDIGLMTNIGVAHIEYFKTRENILKEKLSIADYFEKENILIVNGENDLLSQIKDNKKYKLEKVGYNKLYDIHAESIELNSDNTNFTVVSKDNSKHRFTLPLVGEHNVLNALLGIEACLDLGMTFEEMEKGLSNFKNSKMRLEIIEKNGYTIINDSYNANPDSMKVALNVLKEYKGKRKIAVLGTMGELGDFSIKSHKEVAEFANNICDALYTTGEYSNQYKEGFKENTFIYKDRNELVKNLQENLEEGDVVLVKASFSQKFREIVSYLKNN; encoded by the coding sequence ATGAAACTTGAATTAAGCGAAGTAGTAAAAGCAGTTACTGGTGAAGTTGTCTATAAGAATAATGATGGAAAATTTAATAAAGTTTCTACTGATACGAGAAAAATAACAAATGGAGATATGTTCATTGCGTTAAGAGGAAAGAATTTTAATGGAAATGATTATATTGATAAAGCAATAGAACTTGGAGCTTCAGTAGTAATCGCAGATGAGGTTAAACCTAACATAAAGGGAGAAGCTACAATAATAAAAGTTAAGGATACAAAAAAAGCATTAGGAGATCTTGCAAAATTTTATAGGCAGACACTTAATATAAAAGTAGTCTCAGTTACAGGCTCAGCTGGTAAAACATCTACAAAAGATCTTACAGCTGCACTTTTAAGTGGAAAATTTAAAGTATTTAAAACAGAAGAAAATTTTAATAATGATATAGGACTTCCACTTATGATATTGAAACTTGATGATTCATATGATGTTGCAGTTTTAGAGATGGGAACAAATAATTTTGGAGAAATAACTTATCTTTCCAACATTGCAAGACCAGATATTGGACTTATGACTAATATTGGTGTTGCACATATAGAATATTTTAAAACAAGGGAAAATATACTAAAAGAGAAGCTAAGTATTGCAGACTATTTTGAAAAAGAAAATATTCTTATAGTAAATGGAGAAAATGATTTATTATCTCAAATTAAGGATAATAAAAAGTATAAATTAGAAAAAGTTGGATATAATAAATTATATGATATCCATGCTGAAAGCATAGAATTAAATAGTGACAATACAAATTTTACTGTAGTCAGTAAAGATAATTCTAAACATAGATTTACTCTTCCTCTAGTTGGGGAGCATAATGTATTAAATGCACTTCTTGGAATTGAAGCATGTCTTGATTTAGGTATGACATTTGAAGAAATGGAAAAAGGACTTTCAAATTTTAAGAATTCAAAGATGAGATTAGAAATTATAGAAAAGAATGGATACACAATAATTAATGATTCATATAATGCTAATCCTGATTCTATGAAAGTTGCGCTTAATGTATTAAAAGAGTACAAAGGAAAGAGAAAGATTGCAGTTTTAGGTACTATGGGAGAGCTTGGCGATTTTTCTATAAAATCACATAAAGAAGTAGCAGAATTTGCAAATAATATATGTGATGCATTGTATACAACAGGAGAATACAGTAATCAGTATAAAGAAGGATTTAAAGAAAATACATTTATCTATAAAGATAGAAATGAATTAGTAAAAAATCTTCAAGAAAACCTTGAAGAAGGTGATGTAGTTCTTGTAAAAGCATCATTTAGTCAAAAATTTAGAGAAATAGTCAGTTATCTTAAGAATAATTAA
- a CDS encoding YggS family pyridoxal phosphate-dependent enzyme, with protein MNIKDNIEKIRKTIPENVKLLAVSKTKPLEDLEEAYKVGIRDFGENKVQEMMKKKENFHNDVRWHFIGHLQTNKVKYLVGNVYLIHSLSSIKLLHQIEKEFKKGNDIANALIEINIGREDSKSGIFEEDLEEMLSEVEKCENVKVNGIMTIIPIGSQDQNREYFKKTKKIFDSLKERQFKNIKMEILSMGMTHDYLTAIEEGSTIVRIGTGIFGERNYKI; from the coding sequence ATGAACATAAAAGATAATATAGAAAAAATAAGAAAAACTATTCCTGAAAATGTTAAGCTTTTAGCGGTTTCAAAAACAAAACCATTAGAAGATCTTGAAGAAGCTTATAAGGTTGGAATAAGAGATTTTGGAGAAAATAAAGTACAGGAAATGATGAAAAAGAAGGAAAATTTCCATAATGATGTAAGATGGCATTTTATTGGACATCTGCAAACAAATAAAGTAAAATATTTAGTAGGAAATGTGTATCTTATTCATTCATTATCAAGTATAAAACTTCTTCATCAAATAGAAAAAGAATTTAAAAAAGGAAACGATATTGCTAATGCATTAATAGAAATTAATATTGGAAGAGAAGATAGCAAGAGTGGAATCTTTGAAGAAGACCTTGAAGAAATGCTTTCAGAAGTTGAGAAATGTGAAAATGTAAAAGTTAATGGTATTATGACAATAATACCTATAGGTTCACAAGATCAGAATAGGGAATACTTTAAGAAAACAAAGAAAATTTTTGACAGCCTAAAGGAAAGACAATTTAAAAATATTAAGATGGAAATCTTATCAATGGGTATGACACATGATTACCTCACTGCTATAGAAGAAGGTTCTACTATTGTTAGGATAGGTACAGGCATATTTGGTGAAAGAAATTATAAAATTTAG
- a CDS encoding DUF881 domain-containing protein yields MKVSRSQIFIGIVCAILGFLLANQFKVIYNKNNLNLNEANKNDIIQEIESLKKEKESLVKSNNDLSEKLKSVEESATDDGDIGKQIKNQLDVSRMQLGTEDVKGSGVIMTVSPKSSIFSGSQDLSGRDLGEDEIVHLANILWFSGAEAVSINDIRLTAQTGIKTAGNGISIGLQGKIYPREKIEFKAIGDKGKLNAGIQFYGSLDYGALVNYNVDYKSVDEIEIGKSTQSLKNDYIKPVEK; encoded by the coding sequence ATGAAAGTTTCGAGATCTCAGATATTTATTGGAATAGTATGTGCAATATTAGGCTTTTTACTTGCTAATCAGTTTAAAGTTATTTACAATAAGAATAATTTAAATTTAAATGAGGCAAATAAAAATGATATTATACAGGAAATAGAGTCATTAAAAAAAGAAAAAGAAAGTCTTGTTAAATCAAATAATGATCTCTCAGAAAAATTAAAAAGTGTTGAGGAATCTGCGACAGATGATGGTGATATTGGTAAGCAGATTAAAAATCAGCTTGATGTTTCAAGAATGCAGCTTGGAACAGAAGATGTAAAAGGATCTGGAGTCATCATGACAGTAAGTCCTAAGTCATCTATTTTCTCAGGATCTCAGGATTTATCAGGAAGAGATTTAGGAGAAGATGAAATAGTTCATCTTGCAAATATTTTATGGTTTTCAGGTGCTGAGGCTGTTTCGATTAATGATATAAGATTAACAGCCCAGACTGGTATAAAAACAGCTGGAAATGGAATTTCAATTGGACTTCAGGGTAAAATATATCCACGTGAAAAGATTGAATTTAAGGCAATTGGTGATAAAGGAAAATTAAATGCGGGAATTCAGTTTTACGGATCACTAGATTATGGTGCACTTGTAAATTACAATGTTGATTATAAAAGTGTAGATGAAATTGAAATAGGTAAATCAACTCAGTCTCTTAAGAATGATTATATAAAACCAGTTGAAAAATAA
- a CDS encoding stage V sporulation protein D has protein sequence MKMRNFKDKSKIKKRLKAIIGILLIMYFVLSIRLAYIMIIKKADYSGRAQEQWTSEVKIDARRGKILDRTGKELAVSANVYRVDFDLTSIRNFLNRDISKMSDSDKKKLTDLGINIDGKTELTTKDIAPCIAKSLDMDESKVVDKLETKLPSGAQAGSATLIRRIEKDMADKVKALGITGVIVSPDTKRYYPNDNFLSHVLGSTNVDGQGLTGIELQYNSYLSGIPGMRITELDKQNNDLPYTISEFTSPVDGKDVTLTVDENIQYFAEKVAKQACDDNAAKAASVIVMDPKTGEVLAMATKPDFDPNNPYDGYENFEGSTDSEKLQKMWRNRVVNDTFEPGSIFKVVTAITALQENVVDDNTTFVCNGGLHFGNTLIKCWKSGGHGTQHFGDIIQNSCNVGFMQLGAMIGKEKLYDYINKFGFGKPTGIDLPGEASGIVRPLDKVSDINLATIAFGQTNTLNCMQYMAAFNAVANGGEWIQPHVMKEITHDDENGTNIVDETYKAITREVASKDKCAELRGYLERVVTGGSGAATFMEGYHIGGKTGTAQKVSPENGTYAEGKYISTFVGMAPVSDPKVTVMISVDEPSSGVYYASQVAVPYAKILFTDLFNYLDSKFEDENSIQISRDVVIPEIRGMNINEAKKALKDAKLDFEIDGEGTTVVDMKPYPGYTVKEGAKINLYTTGDGSYNKNVVMPDVTGYSKEEASKLLKSLGINPVFSGDGVVSDQDVSVGEVLTKGMTVNLSLSYEYKD, from the coding sequence TTGAAAATGCGCAATTTTAAGGACAAGTCTAAGATAAAAAAGAGACTTAAAGCAATAATAGGTATACTTCTTATTATGTATTTTGTTTTAAGTATAAGACTTGCTTATATAATGATAATAAAAAAAGCTGATTATTCAGGTAGAGCTCAAGAACAATGGACAAGCGAAGTAAAAATAGATGCAAGAAGAGGAAAGATATTAGATAGAACGGGAAAAGAACTTGCTGTTTCAGCAAATGTTTATAGAGTAGATTTTGATCTTACATCTATTAGAAATTTTTTGAACAGAGATATTAGTAAAATGAGTGACAGCGATAAAAAAAAGTTAACTGATCTAGGAATAAATATAGATGGGAAAACAGAACTTACTACAAAGGATATTGCTCCATGCATAGCTAAATCATTAGATATGGATGAAAGTAAAGTCGTTGATAAACTTGAAACAAAACTTCCAAGTGGAGCTCAAGCAGGATCTGCTACACTTATAAGAAGAATAGAAAAAGATATGGCGGATAAAGTTAAAGCTCTTGGAATAACAGGAGTGATTGTATCACCTGATACAAAGAGATATTATCCAAACGATAATTTTTTATCACATGTGCTTGGATCAACTAATGTAGATGGTCAAGGACTTACAGGAATTGAACTTCAATATAATTCTTATCTTTCAGGAATCCCTGGTATGAGAATTACAGAACTTGATAAACAAAATAACGATCTTCCATATACAATTTCGGAATTTACATCTCCAGTTGATGGAAAAGATGTAACTCTTACAGTAGATGAAAATATACAATATTTTGCTGAAAAAGTAGCAAAACAAGCCTGCGATGATAATGCGGCAAAAGCTGCATCTGTAATTGTAATGGATCCTAAAACAGGAGAAGTTCTTGCTATGGCAACTAAACCTGACTTTGATCCTAATAATCCATATGATGGTTATGAGAATTTTGAGGGAAGTACTGATTCTGAAAAGCTTCAGAAAATGTGGCGTAACAGAGTAGTAAATGATACATTTGAGCCAGGATCTATATTTAAAGTTGTAACTGCAATTACTGCACTTCAGGAAAATGTAGTAGACGATAATACAACATTTGTTTGTAATGGAGGACTTCATTTTGGAAATACATTAATTAAATGTTGGAAGTCAGGAGGACATGGCACTCAGCATTTTGGGGATATAATTCAAAATTCATGTAATGTTGGTTTTATGCAGCTTGGTGCAATGATTGGAAAAGAAAAACTTTATGATTATATAAATAAATTTGGATTTGGTAAACCTACAGGAATTGATCTTCCAGGTGAAGCATCTGGAATAGTAAGACCACTTGATAAGGTATCAGATATTAACCTTGCAACTATTGCATTTGGACAGACAAATACATTAAATTGTATGCAGTATATGGCTGCATTTAATGCAGTTGCAAATGGTGGAGAATGGATTCAACCTCATGTAATGAAGGAAATTACACATGATGATGAAAATGGAACTAATATAGTTGATGAAACATATAAAGCAATAACAAGAGAAGTTGCATCAAAAGATAAATGTGCAGAACTTCGTGGATATCTTGAAAGGGTTGTAACAGGAGGATCTGGTGCAGCTACATTTATGGAAGGTTATCATATAGGAGGAAAAACAGGAACTGCTCAGAAAGTAAGTCCTGAAAATGGAACTTATGCAGAAGGAAAATATATTTCTACATTTGTTGGAATGGCACCTGTTAGTGATCCAAAGGTAACTGTTATGATATCAGTAGATGAACCAAGTTCTGGTGTATATTATGCATCGCAAGTTGCAGTTCCTTATGCAAAGATTCTTTTTACTGATTTATTTAATTATCTTGATAGTAAATTTGAAGATGAAAATAGTATTCAAATATCACGAGATGTTGTAATACCTGAAATAAGAGGAATGAATATTAATGAAGCTAAAAAAGCTCTTAAAGACGCAAAGCTTGATTTTGAAATAGATGGAGAAGGCACTACGGTTGTAGATATGAAACCTTATCCTGGATATACTGTAAAAGAAGGTGCAAAAATAAATCTTTACACAACAGGTGATGGGTCTTATAATAAGAATGTTGTTATGCCAGATGTTACTGGATATTCTAAAGAGGAGGCTTCAAAACTTTTAAAGAGTCTTGGAATAAATCCTGTATTTAGTGGAGATGGAGTGGTATCAGATCAGGATGTATCTGTAGGTGAAGTCTTAACTAAAGGAATGACAGTAAACTTAAGTTTAAGTTATGAGTATAAAGATTAA
- a CDS encoding small basic family protein, protein MISVIGLILGIIAGLVLNVSIPDKFSPYMSVAILACLDSVFGAVRANLSKNFQTDIFISGFFGNALLAAALAYLGDKLGIPVYIAAIIVFGGRIFDNFAIIRRLILENFQNRKKHNSQIEQR, encoded by the coding sequence TTGATATCAGTTATAGGTTTAATTTTAGGTATTATAGCAGGTTTAGTTTTAAATGTTAGTATACCAGACAAATTCTCTCCATATATGTCTGTTGCGATACTTGCTTGTCTTGATTCTGTATTTGGAGCAGTGAGAGCAAATCTTTCTAAGAATTTTCAGACAGATATATTTATTTCTGGATTCTTTGGAAATGCACTTCTTGCAGCTGCACTTGCATATCTTGGAGATAAGCTTGGAATACCAGTATATATAGCAGCGATAATAGTGTTTGGAGGAAGAATATTTGATAACTTTGCTATAATAAGAAGACTTATTTTAGAAAATTTTCAAAACAGAAAGAAACATAATTCACAAATAGAACAAAGGTGA
- the spoVE gene encoding stage V sporulation protein E encodes MKKLKKSSIKSKFGEIDYPLFYTLILILAVGIVMVYSASSYYAIYYSPTNDSTYFLKKQAMYCIIGFIAMIITMSIDYHKYKKITLLAMIATVILLLLVFAFPPNKGARRWIYIGPLSLQPSEIAKYVVVLYLALAVEIKGQKIKKFFKGVVPFLAVAGIYAALILAENNLSIASVIMITTFIILFAAGATKFHLFGIVAPAMTSAALVLALSASYRRDRMLNFLNPWKDPQNNGYQLIQSFYALGSGGLTGLGLGQSRQKTLYMPEPHNDFIFSIIGEELGLIGCIFIITLFVFLVIRGITIAMKAKDSYGMILAIGITSIIAVQSLINIAVVTGSMPVTGVPLPFISYGGTSLVINLTAMGILLNISRQREIQK; translated from the coding sequence ATGAAGAAATTAAAAAAATCCAGTATAAAATCTAAATTTGGTGAAATAGATTATCCACTATTTTATACATTGATTCTAATTTTAGCAGTAGGAATAGTAATGGTATATTCAGCAAGTTCTTATTATGCTATATACTATAGCCCTACAAATGATAGTACGTATTTTTTAAAGAAACAGGCAATGTATTGTATAATAGGATTTATAGCTATGATTATTACTATGTCAATAGATTACCATAAATATAAAAAGATAACTCTATTAGCTATGATTGCTACGGTTATACTACTTCTTCTTGTGTTTGCATTTCCTCCAAATAAAGGTGCAAGAAGATGGATTTATATAGGACCTTTAAGTCTTCAACCATCTGAAATTGCAAAATACGTAGTAGTATTATATTTAGCTCTTGCAGTTGAAATAAAAGGTCAGAAAATAAAAAAGTTTTTTAAAGGAGTTGTACCATTTTTAGCAGTTGCAGGTATTTATGCTGCATTAATTCTAGCTGAAAATAATTTGAGTATAGCATCAGTTATTATGATAACTACATTTATAATACTTTTTGCAGCAGGAGCAACAAAGTTTCATTTGTTTGGAATTGTAGCACCGGCTATGACTTCAGCTGCACTTGTCCTTGCACTTAGTGCAAGTTATAGAAGAGATAGAATGCTTAATTTTTTAAATCCATGGAAAGATCCTCAGAATAATGGTTATCAGCTTATTCAATCATTTTATGCATTAGGTTCTGGAGGACTTACAGGACTTGGACTTGGTCAGTCAAGGCAGAAAACTCTTTATATGCCCGAACCGCATAATGATTTTATATTTTCTATAATAGGTGAAGAACTTGGTCTTATAGGTTGTATTTTTATAATTACATTATTTGTGTTTCTTGTTATAAGAGGTATAACAATTGCAATGAAAGCTAAAGATTCATATGGAATGATTCTTGCAATCGGAATTACATCAATAATTGCTGTACAGTCACTAATAAATATAGCAGTTGTTACAGGATCTATGCCTGTTACAGGAGTTCCACTTCCGTTTATAAGTTATGGTGGAACGTCACTTGTTATAAATCTTACTGCAATGGGAATTCTTCTTAATATATCGAGACAAAGAGAAATTCAAAAGTAG